In Labeo rohita strain BAU-BD-2019 chromosome 16, IGBB_LRoh.1.0, whole genome shotgun sequence, one DNA window encodes the following:
- the LOC127179038 gene encoding uncharacterized protein LOC127179038: MLAVLLTILMFSPGLSMDSRGTSFITAFPENVAVYYRKTFSRFKITALHPDTTVNVTYMANGNVNTSETLDKGIVWTFNLTKEVEESQFVSSNKVFQITSNKNITVVSVSGWEGRLQSHVVQPDQNLGTIYLVPSLNYTRIAASFNITSSDVKFLPFRVMIINAVDMDNSVTIKRVDERGQGLEDTISLDPYNLQQIEINETVTEIHADKKVAVILTHPCFDSQNCSCNMVLNQLQPSVLNMTLDRFPVPPIFSVKQLIVTTNKPVKVCQGYFLNCSGIWVQNSSDILPSLPNFVNRTSLISTTIKVSIRLVSPGLILDLIPLSKFSGCYLVDFNSSQSGALVIANKSSIDGVQMNNQSLPSHIKWSDMNGTEYSWALVIGEKITTIWHPTARIAVYMIERLESNNTYGSAAPVINMDPDSQGCLVTPEMFVLGEEEMNWFMSRHYCMENADLFARLNDKTIQDKMVLNMTLEEPTEGWISLRRSLYSTDWYWKTEDSSPPNVGFTYWESGHPESPEKGLCASVSLDPNKNFKWKSARCCSKKKPVCYKSAKYF; this comes from the exons ATGTTGGCTGTTCTGTTGACCATATTAATGTTTAGTCCAG GGCTTTCAATGGACAGTCGTGGAACGAGTTTCATCACTGCATTCCCCGAGAATGTTGCTGTTTATTATCGAAAGACCTTTAGCCGATTCAAAATCACTGCCCTTCACCCAGACACTACGGTCAATGTCACCTATATGGCCAATGGCAACGTCAACACCAGTGAAACCCTCGACAAAGGAATTGTTTGGACCTTTAATTTGACAAAGGAGGTTGAAGAATCCCAGTTTGTGTCCTCCAATAAGGTTTTTCAAATCACcagtaataaaaacatcacagtggTTTCTGTAAGTGGATGGGAGGGGAGATTACAGTCTCACGTTGTCCAGCCTGATCAAAATCTGGGAACGATATATCTAGTGCCCTCTCTGAATTACACCAGAATAGCTGCGTCCTTTAACATTACCTCATCAGATGTCAAATTCCTTCCTTTTAGGGTGATGATTATCAATGCAGTGGACATGGACAACAGTGTCACCATCAAACGGGTAGATGAAAGAGGTCAGGGCCTGGAAGATACAATAAGCCTTGATCCTTACAATCTTCAGCAGATTGAGATTAATGAGACAGTGACAGAAATCCATGCAGATAAGAAAGTGGCTGTGATTTTGACCCATCCGTGTTTTGACAGCCAAAACTGCTCATGCAACATGGTTCTGAACCAGCTCCAACCCTCTGTGTTAAATATGACATTAGACAGATTCCCTGTGCCCCCCATCTTCAGCGTCAAACAGCTAATTGTGACAACAAATAAACCTGTTAAGGTCTGTcaaggttattttttaaattgtagtggTATTTGGGTGCAAAATTCTTCAGATATCCTGCCATCATTACCAAATTTTGTGAATAGGACCTCGCTTATTTCTACCACCATCAAAGTTTCCATCCGATTAGTCAGTCCTGGACTCATTCTAGACCTCATTCCACTAAGCAAGTTTTCTGGCTGCTATCTGGTTGACTTTAATTCCTCACAGAGTGGGGCCTTGGTGATTGCTAATAAATCCAGCATTGATGGTGTGCAAATGAACAATCAATCTTTGCCTTCACATATCAAATGGAGTGATATGAATGGCACAGAATACTCTTGGGCTCTAGTGATCGGAGAAAAGATAACCACAATCTGGCATCCTACTGCAAGAATTGCTGTGTATATGATAGAACGTTTGGAGTCTAACAATACCTATGGGAGCGCAGCACCAGTTATAAATATGGACCCAG ATTCTCAAGGCTGTCTGGTGACTCCGGAGATGTTTGTACTTGGTGAAGAAGAAATGAACTGGTTCATGTCCCGACATTACTGCATGGAAAATGCTGATCTGTTTGCCAGGCTCAACGATAAAACCATCCAGGATAAGATGGTCTTAAACATGACACTCGAAGAACCCACGGAGGGCTGGATTAGTCTGCGCCGCAGCCTGTACTCAACAGACTGGTACTGGAAAACCGAGGACAGTTCCCCACCCAACGTGGGCTTCACCTACTGGGAGAGCGGACACCCTGAAAGCCCAGAGAAAGGCTTGTGTGCCTCGGTTTCTTTGGATCCCAACAAGAATTTTAAGTGGAAGAGTGCGCGCTGCTGTTCTAAAAAGAAACCGGTTTGCTATAAAAGCGCAAAATACTTTTAA